The Acipenser ruthenus chromosome 25, fAciRut3.2 maternal haplotype, whole genome shotgun sequence genome has a window encoding:
- the LOC117414262 gene encoding procathepsin L-like, which produces MKFLVLAVTLVVVVSSASLSVEDLEFHAWKLKHGKFYSSPVEEAMRKETWLTNRKYVIVHNMLADQGIKSYRLGMTFFADMDNAEYRSVAFRGCLGRFNTTKAKRGSTFLRQLGGTALPSSVDWRDKGYVTDVKDQKACGSCWAFSATGSLEGQTFRKTQKLVSLSEQQLVDCSRDYGNMGCGGGWMDQAFQYIKENGGIDTEESYPYEAVDGKCRYSPQSIGATCSGYVDVTSGDENALQEAVATIGPVSVAIDAGHTSFQLYQSGIYSEPECSSSDLDHGVLAVGYGSDKGYDYWLVKNSWGLSWGHNGYIMMSRNKNNQCGIATASSYPLV; this is translated from the exons ATGAAGTTCCTTGTACTCGCTGTCACCTTGGTGGTGGTTGTCAGCTCTGCCAGCTTGTCAGTGGAAGATCTGGAGTTTCACGCTTGGAAACTGAAGCACG GGAAGTTCTACAGCTCCCCTGTTGAGGAGGCCATGCGAAAAGAGACCTGGCTGACGAACCGCAAGTATGTGATTGTGCACAACATGCTGGCAGACCAGGGCATCAAGAGCTACAGACTGGGCATGACCTTCTTCGCTGATATG GACAATGCTGAGTACAGAAGCGTGGCGTTCAGAGGCTGCCTCGGACGCTTCAACACCACCAAGGCCAAGCGAGGCTCCACCTTCCTGCGGCAGCTAGGGGGCACTGCTCTGCCCAGCTCTGTTGACTGGAGAGACAAGGGCTATGTCACTGATGTCAAGGACCAGAAGGCCTGCGGTTCCTGCTGGGCGTTCAGTGCA ACAGGCTCCCTGGAAGGACAGACTTTCAGGAAGACTCAGAAGCTGGTGTCCCTGAGCGAGCAGCAGCTGGTGGACTGCTCCAGAGACTACGGAAACATGGGCTGTGGAGGCGGGTGGATGGACCAGGCCTTCCAATACATCAAGGAGAACGGAGGAATTGACACTGAGGAGTCTTACCCCTATGAGGCTGTG GATGGGAAATGCAGGTACAGTCCACAAAGCATTGGTGCCACCTGCTCTGGGTATGTTGATGTCACCAGTGGTGATGAGAATGCTCTACAGGAAGCCGTGGCAACCATTGGACCCGTCTCCGTGGCGATCGATGCTGGACACACATCCTTCCAGCTCTACCAGTCAG GGATCTACAGTGAACCTGAGTGCAGCAGCTCAGATCTGGATCACGGAGTGCTAGCTGTCGGCTATGGATCTGACAAGGGCTACGACTACTGGCTGGTGAAAAACAG CTGGGGTCTGTCCTGGGGTCACAACGGCTATATCATGATGAGCAGAAACAAGAACAACCAGTGTGGCATTGCAACAGCATCCAGCTACCCTCTCGTCTAA